One segment of Fusarium oxysporum f. sp. lycopersici 4287 chromosome 7, whole genome shotgun sequence DNA contains the following:
- a CDS encoding hypothetical protein (At least one base has a quality score < 10) → MAQRDDKTDIRDVEPQIFQNEYPEKAIPQVEKIDYSGAHEKTDPKEIALVKKLDRWMMPMLWSMYWLNYLDRNAIALARLNDLEEDLNLKGTGYHDDALGRRQRPHRRRKRLQGSPPHRFFLGLTEAPYFPGAVYLLSIFYTRKEVATRIAILYTGNILATAFAGLIAAGIFHGLDDVAGIAGWKWLFILQGAVTFVIAVIGYFVLPDFPLTTRWLTEEERQLAHNRMELDTVGNKGETSTWKGLQQAAKDPMVWIFCAMAHLHLAANGFKNFFPTVVKTLGFNTTITLVLTCPPYLIAGASTILVSWMSGKYNERTWHITASKTVAVIGFASAAATLNTAGRYVCMVIFTIGTYAVNSLILGWCGSVCGQTKEKKAVAISMVTMIMNISFIWTPYLWPSSDEPRYAIAMSSSAAFSIGTAALAWVAKIILKRRNQKLRAQDSETEVFYVY, encoded by the exons ATGGCCCAACGTGACGACAAGACCGACATCAGGGACGTCGAGCCCCAGATCTTTCAGAATGAGTATCCTGAGAAGGCAATCCCTcaagttgagaagattgatTACTCTGGTGCTCATGAGAAGACTGATCCCAAGGAGATTGCTCTtgtgaagaagcttgatcgGTGGATGATG CCTATGCTTTGGAGTATGTACTGGCTCAACTATCTTGATCGCAATGCTATTGCTCTTGCACGTCTGAATGATCTTGAGGAGGATCTTAACCTCAAGGGAACTG GGTATCATGATGATGCTCTGGGCCGTCGTCAGCGCCCTCACCGCCGTCGCAAAAGACTTCAAGGGTCTCCTCCTCAccgcttcttcctcggtctTACCGAAGCACCCTACTTCCCCGGCGCCGTCTACCTCCTCTCCATCTTCTACACCCGCAAGGAGGTCGCAACCCGCATCGCCATCTTATACACCGGAAACATCCTCGCCACTGCTTTCGCTGGTCTCATCGCTGCTGGTATCTTCCACGGTCTTGATGACGTCGCTGGCATTGCTGGTTGGAAGtggctcttcatcctccaGGGTGCTGTTACTTTTGTGATTGCTGTTATTGGCTACTTTGTCCTCCCTGATTTCCCTCTTACCACTCGATGGTtgactgaggaggagagacaGTTGGCGCATAACCGTATGGAACTCGATACTGTGGGTAACAAGGGTGAGACCAGCACCTGGAAGGGTCTTCAGCAGGCTGCCAAGGACCCTATGGTATGGATCTTCTGTGCCATGGCTCATCTCCACTTGGCTGCCAACGGCTTCAAGAACTTT TTCCCCACTGTCGTCAAGACTCTCGGCTTCAACACTACCATCACTCTCGTCCTCACATGCCCTCCCTACCTCATCGCCGGCGCCAGCACCATTCTCGTTTCATGGATGTCAGGAAAGTACAACGAGCGAACCTGGCACATCACCGCCTCCAAGACCGTCGCAGTCATCGGATTCGCCTCTGCCGCCGCTACTCTCAACACAGCCGGTCGCTACGTCTGCATGgtcatcttcaccatcggAACCTACGCCGTCAACAGTCTCATCCTCGGATGGTGCGGCTCTGTCTGCGGTCagaccaaggagaagaaggctgttgCCATCAGCATGGTTACTATGATTATGAACATTAGCTTCATCTGGACTCCTTATCTCTGGCCTTCTAGCGATGAGCCCAGATATGCTATTGCCATGTCGAGCAGTGCTGCTTTCAGTATTGGTACTGCTGCGCTTGCTTGGGTTGCGAAGATTATTCTCAAGAGGCGAAACCAGAAGCTTCGTGCTCAGGACAGTGAGACTGAGGTCTTTTATGTCTACTAA